A stretch of DNA from Peribacillus asahii:
TTTCTCTAAAGGGATAATTAGACAAATCCTAAAGATTTACTTCAACTAGGAAATCGGGTACTACCAAATCATCCAGAAGTTAAAACTTTTAGACACTAGAAAAACATCTTGATTTTCCCCTTGTTTTTTTCTTGTTTCACGTCTAAAAGTTAGTCTATAATTAAAGGTACATAAGTTTTAAAACTTTTAGACATAAAAGGAGATTAATATGTTAATTGGATATGCGAGGGTCTCAACTACTGGACAGGATCTTGAAACACAAAAAGAAATTTTGAAAAATGAAGGTTGCGAAAAGCTTTTTGTTGAGAAGGTAACTGGAACAAGTACTAAGCCAAGAACCCAACTTAAAGAAGCTATGGAGTTTGCAAGAAAAGGAGATACATTAGTAATAACAAAAATTGATCGTTTAGCCCGTTCTATCATGGACTTGAATAAAATTGTTCAAGAATTGTCTGAACAGGGTGTAAAAGTTAGATTTGTGAAAGAAGCTATAGAGTTTGATGGTTCAAACGAAAATAATAGTTTGCAGCTGCTGTTATTTAATATTTTAGGATCATTCGCACAATTTGAACGTGATCTGATTGTAGAACGTACTACAGAAGGTAGGGAAAGAGCAAAAAAACAGGGGAAACATATGGGAAGACCAGGACAAGATGAAAAAACTTTAAAACGAGCTATTAAGCTATATAATGAACGTAAAACAAACGGAATGAGTGTAAATGAAATAGTAAAATCTACAGGGATTCCTCGTTCTACATTGTACGCTAAAGTAAAATCTTGAAACTTGCTACCTTCCTCAACGCACTAAAGCCGGGACGAGGTTTCCCCTCGCCCCGGCTCTAGTAACTTACTTGCGGTGCTTCCCCTTCTTCTTGGGGTGAGTTCGGTAGAAGTCCCGAACCGCATAAGCAGCACTGATGCAGCTAGCAATCGTTGCGATTGCCTGAAGGATGATGTCCATGTCACCTCCTTTCATTGCAGACGATACAAGCATGCCAGAAAGGGAAAAGTCAAGGGCGAAGAGGTGTAGAAACTTTATAACGATTTGGAGCTTGCGAGAAATCGTTATAAAATTTCGGAACCGTCCCTTGACTTTGATCGTTGGCATGCTACGATTAGACGATGAAAGGCAGACAACTACAGCAACCACAAACTGATTTTTAATTCGATCTCTGATCGAATTACTTTTGTT
This window harbors:
- a CDS encoding recombinase family protein, whose protein sequence is MLIGYARVSTTGQDLETQKEILKNEGCEKLFVEKVTGTSTKPRTQLKEAMEFARKGDTLVITKIDRLARSIMDLNKIVQELSEQGVKVRFVKEAIEFDGSNENNSLQLLLFNILGSFAQFERDLIVERTTEGRERAKKQGKHMGRPGQDEKTLKRAIKLYNERKTNGMSVNEIVKSTGIPRSTLYAKVKS